In one Betta splendens chromosome 14, fBetSpl5.4, whole genome shotgun sequence genomic region, the following are encoded:
- the LOC114869523 gene encoding endosialin-like, translated as MCRWMMQKTGSSSSSWSSSWSSMGLLCVLLLVCLTPASRAQRLRETEADQGAARAQLEERHTVCHEEGCYTVFLQKRTFREAGRSCREQSGTLATMHTHEAAGVVHQLLSAIKAQGTKSRFRLWIGLHRPPRQCSSNRPLRGFVWVTGDQDGQFTNWLREDAPGTCAVPRCVATTVHTSESGRESSDNFRWLDGACALSLDGYVCQYNYRGMCPPLKDEDGRPAVYTTPFHLVSTVLTHVPYGSIATLSCPAGGSKTVLCTDGHDGTVGWDEDAPLCPSSAPPKSQDWCSEGNRCDHYCQNTDTDYYCYCAEGYTIDEDGYACRPDPLGPTDPPELSSDSAGPTEQPRIRDVCVKMGCEYNCMDTVRGTRCTCPPGYQMAPDGRRCSDVDECRQTPCPQVCVNIPGTFHCTCHPGYQQDDEGECVDIDECLDEASCEGDCENTVGSFACLCDPGYAQNSAGECVDIDECAAESPCDQQCLNLIGRFQCLCDDGYDMQADGVTCMPSPDDEEYSSLTPDPSDSTHSPVMDLDSIIPWLSALTPEPDFAVDVDFDVDVLTEAPERLPPGSDNHLNQWEAQSPKGYQTAPPPTQKYNTGNEINNKAKAGAGGTSGGVGSETANGSATPESPEEVSHTKSKEDFNATEAGSGSAAGKQKHDKSWLLVALLVPLCVFLVVMLALGIVYCTSCAVDKSLSFSDCYRWILPTTPPDRRNGKTQA; from the exons ATGTGTCGGTGGATGATGCAAAagaccggcagcagcagcagcagctggagcagcagctggagcagcatgGGTCtcctgtgtgtcctgctgtTAGTCTGCCTGACTCCTGCAAGCCGAGCTCAGAGGCtgagggagacggaggcagatCAGGGAGCAGCCAGggctcagctggaggagaggcacACGGTCTGCCACGAGGAGGGATGCTACACTGTTTTCCTGCAGAAGAGGACCTTCAGGGAGGCTGGGCGGAGCTGCCGGGAGCAAAGTGGAACCCTGGCCACAATGCATACCCACGAGGCAGCGGGTGTGGTCCACCAGCTGCTGTCGGCCATCAAGGCACAGGGCACCAAGTCGCGCTTCCGCCTCTGGATCGGGCTGCACAGACCTCCACGCCAGTGTTCGTCCAACCGACCGCTCAGAGGATTCGTCTGGGTCACAG GTGACCAGGATGGACAGTTTACTAACTGGCTCCGTGAAGACGCCCCGGGAACTTGTGCAGTCCCTCGCTGTGTGGCCACGACTGTCCACACTTCCGAGAGCGGCCGCGAGAGTagcgacaacttccgctggctCGACGGCGCCTGCGCGCTGTCGCTGGACGGGTATGTTTGCCAGTACAACTACAGGGGAATGTGTCCCCCGCTGAAGGACGAGGACGGACGTCCAGCTGTTTACACCACCCCGTTCCACCTGGTCAGCACCGTCCTGACTCACGTGCCCTATGGATCTATAGCAACCCTATCATGCCCGGCGGGCGGCTCAAAGACTGTGCTCTGCACGGATGGACATGATGGGACCGTGGGCTGGGACGAAGATGCACCACTCTGCCCGTCCAGTGCACCTCCAAAGAGCCAGGATTGGTGCAGCGAGGGCAACAGGTGTGATCATTACTgccagaacacagacacagactacTACTGTTACTGCGCAGAGGGCTATACGATAGATGAAGACGGGTATGCCTGCAGGCCAGACCCTCTGGGCCCGACAGACCCCCCTGAACTATCCTCCGACTCGGCTGGTCCCACTGAGCAGCCTCGCATCAGAGATGTTTGTGTGAAGATGGGCTGTGAGTACAACTGCATGGACACAGTCAGGGGCACTCGCTGCACGTGCCCCCCAGGCTACCAGATGGCGCCCGACGGCCGCAGGTGCTCTGATGTGGACGAGTGTCGACAGACCCCCTGCCCACAGGTGTGCGTCAACATCCCAGGCACCTTCCACTGCACCTGTCACCCCGGCTACCAGCAGGATGACGAGGGCGAGTGCGTGGACATCGACGAGTGCCTGGATGAGGCCAGCTGTGAAGGCGACTGTGAGAACACTGTGGGCTCCTTCGCCTGCCTCTGCGACCCTGGATACGCCCAGAACAGTGCAGGCGAGTGTGTGGATATAGACGAGTGTGCGGCGGAGTCGCCCTGTGATCAGCAGTGCCTTAATTTAATAGGAAGGTTCCAGTGTTTATGTGACGACGGCTACGACATGCAGGCAGATGGAGTTACCTGCATGCCTTCgcctgatgatgaagaatattcctctctgacccctgaccccagtGACTCCACTCACTCACCTGTCATGGACCTTGACTCCATTATCCCCTGGCTGTCCGCGCTCACCCCTGAGCCAGACTTTGCGGTTGACGTTGACTTTGACGTTGACGTGCTGACAGAAGCTCCTGAAAGACTCCCCCCTGGGTCTGATAATCACCTGAATCAGTGGGAAGCACAGTCACCAAAGGGTTACCAGACAGCCCCGCCCCCAACCCAAAAATACAACACGGGTAATGAAATCAACAACAAGGCTAAGGCAGGAGCTGGCGGAACTAGTGGCGGCGTGGGATCAGAGACTGCAAATGGCTCAGCAACTCCCGAATCACCCGAGGAGGTGTCCCACACAAAGAGTAAAGAGGATTTCAATGCAACTGAAGCAGGATCTGGATCTGCTGCAGGTAAACAGAAGCATGACAAGAGCTGGCTACTAGTGGCCCTGCTGGTGcccctgtgtgtgttcctcGTAGTGATGCTAGCTCTAGGGATTGTCTACTGCACCAGCTGTGCTGTGGACAAGAGCCTGAGCTTCTCAGACTGTTATCGCTGGATCCTCCCTACGACACCTCCTGACAGGAGGAACGGAAAAACCCAAGCATGA